In Treponema denticola, one genomic interval encodes:
- a CDS encoding flagellar assembly lytic transglycosylase — translation MFICLCSVSCAGSYDKTEEARLVEDLYSENFYRFLKPQTLELKKLYNTDPSSLYYIGLALQKARVGASDKKIYDESARAYFEYAVKNAPIPYKKLADDALYSLLSNEEKLKKLEAKLTLPEAIQLDNKLDNQTIREEIQRLLFLSGDFKRMEQPLPDYLNMQKFDAEIIEGLKNIEKNQNELKGCGDDFFNILKARKLTFESQFKDAWSIFKSLIEAGDNPCFEHRMVLSDAGRSALSGSTDYASDVMLFENRLDFYEKKSAKHSDYAVQKYMYAFYAARLRLKMGGKENTEKALLLFKKAKAYPPQPYDYDIALWYILDIEKNRSFKVFLEELCSSAPSWKNPSVYEELTAHACVKLVLLQDWKGLEKLQKAVQKTNLFTAQARLAYVLARSNSLPEETSKKLYIEAYEKDHNSFYYRAMAAYQLGVPIALSACKQNYKRKSSAEFSDEDSIKILEGFVKYKLYSHLYQKITVLYPQISAKEAAFFSQVLSENGYYADSMKIISFAVNSAGSQFNEDHLKLMYPRPWLESVKRYSAEYNLPEYLLYALLRSESYFKPEVVSHAGAIGLAQLMKPTAADIARRLKLESYDLNNPDTNIRFGAFYLSDMIRRNSGKIMHAVFSYNAGPNAVKRWVRQGGGLPMDLFLESLAYAETRGYGRNILTSALIYGCLYYGKDYSEIIKELFPDIK, via the coding sequence TTGTTTATTTGTCTTTGCAGTGTTTCCTGTGCGGGCTCTTACGATAAAACGGAAGAAGCCCGCCTGGTTGAGGACCTTTATTCGGAAAATTTTTACCGCTTTTTAAAGCCCCAAACCTTGGAACTGAAAAAGCTGTATAATACCGACCCTTCGTCCTTGTACTATATAGGCCTTGCCCTCCAAAAGGCGAGGGTAGGGGCTTCGGATAAAAAAATCTATGATGAATCGGCTAGGGCTTATTTTGAGTACGCAGTAAAAAATGCTCCCATACCCTATAAAAAACTGGCCGATGATGCTCTTTATTCTCTTTTATCCAATGAAGAAAAGCTTAAAAAGCTTGAAGCAAAACTTACTTTACCCGAAGCTATCCAATTAGACAATAAATTAGACAATCAAACAATAAGGGAAGAAATTCAAAGGCTACTATTCCTATCGGGGGATTTTAAAAGAATGGAACAGCCCTTGCCTGACTATCTTAATATGCAGAAATTTGATGCAGAGATTATTGAAGGTTTAAAAAATATCGAAAAAAACCAAAATGAATTAAAAGGCTGCGGAGACGATTTTTTTAATATTCTAAAAGCAAGAAAGCTGACTTTTGAATCTCAGTTTAAAGATGCGTGGAGTATTTTTAAAAGCTTAATTGAAGCAGGGGATAACCCGTGCTTTGAGCATAGAATGGTTCTCTCTGATGCGGGAAGATCTGCCTTATCAGGTTCAACGGATTATGCCTCCGATGTGATGCTTTTTGAAAACCGGCTTGATTTTTATGAAAAAAAATCCGCAAAACATTCCGATTATGCCGTACAAAAATACATGTATGCTTTTTATGCTGCCCGCCTGCGGCTAAAGATGGGCGGAAAGGAAAATACCGAAAAGGCTCTTTTGCTTTTTAAAAAGGCTAAAGCCTATCCGCCCCAACCTTACGACTATGACATTGCCCTTTGGTACATCCTCGATATAGAAAAAAATAGGTCATTTAAGGTGTTCTTGGAAGAACTTTGCTCATCGGCTCCTTCATGGAAGAATCCTTCGGTTTATGAAGAACTGACAGCTCATGCCTGTGTGAAGCTGGTTCTTTTACAAGATTGGAAAGGCCTTGAAAAACTTCAAAAAGCCGTTCAAAAAACCAATCTATTTACGGCACAAGCCCGCCTTGCCTATGTACTAGCCCGCTCAAACAGTTTGCCGGAAGAAACATCTAAAAAACTTTACATTGAAGCCTATGAAAAAGATCATAATTCCTTTTATTATAGGGCTATGGCAGCTTATCAGCTTGGCGTCCCCATTGCCCTGTCTGCCTGTAAACAAAATTATAAAAGAAAATCGAGTGCTGAATTTTCGGATGAAGATTCTATTAAAATTTTAGAGGGCTTTGTAAAATATAAGCTTTACTCTCACTTATATCAAAAGATTACTGTTTTATACCCACAAATCAGTGCAAAAGAAGCTGCTTTCTTTTCTCAAGTTTTATCGGAAAACGGCTATTATGCCGATTCTATGAAGATTATCTCCTTTGCGGTCAATTCTGCAGGTTCTCAATTTAATGAAGATCATTTAAAATTAATGTATCCTCGGCCTTGGCTGGAATCGGTTAAAAGATATTCGGCAGAATACAATCTACCGGAGTATCTTTTATATGCCCTGCTCAGGAGTGAAAGCTATTTTAAGCCGGAGGTAGTTTCTCATGCGGGGGCTATAGGGCTTGCTCAGCTTATGAAGCCCACTGCTGCCGACATTGCCCGCCGCCTAAAGCTGGAATCTTATGACCTTAATAATCCCGATACAAATATCCGTTTCGGAGCCTTTTATCTTTCGGATATGATACGCCGCAATAGCGGAAAAATTATGCATGCCGTGTTTTCTTATAATGCAGGACCTAATGCGGTAAAGCGCTGGGTAAGGCAGGGCGGAGGTTTACCGATGGATTTATTTTTAGAAAGTCTTGCCTATGCAGAAACAAGGGGCTACGGCAGAAATATTCTTACCTCAGCCCTTATTTACGGCTGTCTATATTACGGCAAAGACTATAGTGAAATTATAAAGGAACTTTTTCCCGACATTAAATAA
- a CDS encoding DUF2225 domain-containing protein, which yields MIKKNTEKESRTSSITFYSKEQVQCPVCSTKFKREELHSGGGRLIAGDLTDELRRLYEPSAKYGEIFPTVYNLTVCHKCLYAAFPQDFSIPSRPVIENLFENTEVRYDAIKGLFHNVDFTKSRGLNEGAASYYLAILCYELFEEKFSPTIKQAICAIRAAWLFDELGKKYPEENYKYVSDLFYQKATFLYRRALELESTGTEIIAGLKSFGPDVDKNYGYDGIIYLSALLEYKYGQKLDMEMRLKRLDYHKFALAKMFGLGKSSKNKPGPILEAARNLYDTLKVELKDVDD from the coding sequence ATGATAAAAAAAAATACTGAAAAAGAATCTCGTACAAGCAGCATAACATTTTATTCAAAAGAGCAGGTACAGTGTCCCGTGTGCAGTACAAAATTTAAAAGAGAAGAGCTGCACTCAGGCGGCGGACGATTAATCGCCGGAGACCTTACCGACGAATTACGCAGGCTTTATGAACCTTCGGCAAAATACGGCGAAATATTTCCGACCGTGTACAATTTAACCGTTTGCCATAAGTGCCTTTATGCAGCCTTTCCGCAAGATTTTTCCATTCCTTCCCGTCCGGTTATCGAAAACCTTTTTGAAAATACGGAAGTAAGATATGATGCAATAAAGGGACTATTTCATAATGTGGATTTTACAAAATCCCGCGGTTTAAATGAAGGAGCAGCCTCATATTACCTTGCGATTTTATGTTACGAGCTTTTTGAAGAAAAATTTTCGCCCACAATAAAACAGGCTATATGCGCCATAAGGGCGGCATGGCTTTTTGACGAACTTGGTAAAAAATACCCTGAAGAAAATTATAAATATGTTTCAGACCTTTTTTATCAAAAGGCAACCTTTCTTTACCGCCGCGCCCTTGAATTGGAATCGACAGGAACGGAAATAATTGCAGGCTTAAAATCTTTCGGCCCTGATGTAGATAAAAACTACGGTTATGACGGTATAATCTATCTTTCAGCCCTTCTTGAATATAAGTACGGCCAAAAGCTCGATATGGAAATGCGTTTAAAACGTTTGGATTATCACAAATTTGCCCTTGCAAAAATGTTCGGTCTAGGAAAATCAAGTAAAAATAAGCCGGGGCCGATTTTGGAAGCGGCAAGAAATCTCTACGACACTCTCAAAGTAGAGCTAAAGGATGTAGACGATTAA
- a CDS encoding protease PrsW has product MLTNMQIAALMFLSFALSIIWAFIIIGKENLSVKPLLYIFLFSFFAVLISILMQTIVYFLSQDFLKTTGYAYGILFDCFIHSSLPEEAVKALLFSIFVKLLWSDKMKNMDEITPAQTRANIRILMLLSVFYGLIFASFENLAYAIRYPEAIWIRSLTSNILHAGLGVYYLEISMVQKTRQLIKPFLFTWGIHGLYNMFFSIGSYFVIFGIVIVFFVISNAVSRYDRFKSN; this is encoded by the coding sequence ATGCTTACAAATATGCAGATTGCAGCACTCATGTTTCTTTCTTTTGCACTTTCAATTATTTGGGCTTTTATTATTATAGGAAAAGAAAATTTATCGGTTAAACCATTATTATATATTTTTTTGTTTTCATTTTTTGCAGTCCTTATTTCGATTTTAATGCAGACTATTGTATACTTTTTGTCTCAGGATTTTTTAAAAACTACTGGATATGCTTACGGCATTCTTTTTGACTGTTTTATTCATTCTTCTCTGCCGGAAGAAGCCGTTAAGGCACTCCTTTTTTCTATTTTCGTAAAATTGCTTTGGTCGGATAAGATGAAAAATATGGATGAGATTACTCCGGCTCAAACGAGGGCGAATATAAGAATCCTAATGCTTTTATCGGTTTTTTACGGCTTAATTTTTGCTTCTTTTGAGAATCTTGCTTATGCAATACGCTATCCGGAAGCAATTTGGATTAGAAGTTTAACTTCAAATATTTTACACGCAGGTTTAGGCGTGTATTATCTTGAAATAAGCATGGTGCAAAAGACAAGACAGCTTATAAAGCCTTTTCTTTTTACTTGGGGTATACACGGCTTATATAATATGTTTTTTTCTATAGGCTCTTATTTTGTAATCTTCGGGATAGTTATTGTGTTTTTTGTTATTTCTAATGCAGTAAGCAGATATGACCGCTTTAAGAGTAATTAG
- a CDS encoding SIR2 family NAD-dependent protein deacylase produces MNKENNDYDKLFSEITKAKHLVAFTGAGISTLAGIKDFRGKDGLYKQPNTEKMFDIDVFYRDPSVYYGMAKEFIYGLDEKKPAIVHTVLAGLEKRGILKAVITQNIDLLHQKAGSKNVIEVHGSPSVHYCTSCSYTETFEEAAKTAKTGEVPRCPKCGSPIKPAITFFGEALPQKALMKAETEASKSDFMLVLGTSLLVYPAAALPAYTLRNGGQIAIVNNQPTQFDSYTDLLFEDLEETFEEIDKRLKKI; encoded by the coding sequence ATGAATAAAGAAAACAATGATTATGACAAACTTTTTTCGGAGATTACAAAAGCAAAACATCTTGTAGCCTTCACGGGGGCCGGAATAAGCACCCTTGCAGGAATTAAGGACTTTAGAGGAAAGGACGGCCTTTATAAACAGCCGAATACCGAAAAAATGTTCGATATAGACGTCTTTTATCGGGATCCTTCGGTTTATTACGGAATGGCAAAAGAATTTATCTACGGACTAGATGAGAAAAAACCAGCCATAGTGCATACCGTCCTTGCCGGCCTTGAAAAAAGAGGCATCTTAAAAGCCGTAATAACCCAAAACATTGATTTACTCCACCAAAAAGCCGGCAGTAAGAATGTAATTGAGGTGCACGGCTCTCCATCGGTTCACTATTGCACAAGCTGCTCCTACACAGAAACCTTTGAAGAAGCTGCAAAAACAGCTAAAACCGGAGAAGTTCCCAGATGTCCCAAATGCGGAAGCCCCATAAAACCGGCAATAACATTTTTTGGAGAAGCCCTTCCTCAAAAAGCCCTGATGAAGGCAGAAACGGAAGCCTCTAAGTCGGATTTTATGCTGGTTCTAGGTACAAGCCTTTTGGTCTATCCCGCAGCGGCTCTTCCGGCCTATACTTTAAGAAACGGAGGTCAAATAGCAATAGTAAACAATCAGCCGACACAATTTGACTCCTATACGGACCTTTTATTTGAAGATTTAGAAGAAACTTTCGAAGAAATAGACAAAAGATTAAAGAAAATTTAA
- a CDS encoding ABC transporter permease, giving the protein MFEDFINALHNFRTNKMRTLLSLLGIVIGVTSVIIVTSLASSLSNSMIKEFEEFSMDIINIGTQADNPEFAGEGKSIKFDEAFRKKLMQKIPEIKHVFYSNTFQASIIRNDLRIEISDIEGIEAERLESHRVVMDYGSFFSSSDYSMGAEKAIIGERIAFQLFPEGRAVGKFITLQIPSSSEKSPPLIVRLQVIGVVKPKNTWVIRTSDAVFVPRKFALSRLPGKVSEAVWAAEVAISDPKDSSKVEVKIQDFSEELSGGNRFALWVYSARQQFEQMTKITGMVSLVLSAIAGISLLVGGIGIMNIMLVTVTERRREIGIRKALGATGGAIRMQFLIESASLTLTGGLIGIVLGLLISKLIVNVFFPPEIIFLPNFSGSLIAFSVSVCTGIFFGLHPAIKAARLDPVLALAE; this is encoded by the coding sequence ATGTTTGAAGATTTTATAAACGCCCTTCATAATTTTAGAACAAACAAGATGCGGACCCTTCTTTCCTTATTGGGCATAGTGATAGGCGTTACCTCGGTTATAATTGTTACAAGCCTTGCAAGTTCTCTTTCAAACAGCATGATAAAAGAATTTGAAGAGTTCAGTATGGATATAATCAACATAGGAACTCAGGCGGATAATCCCGAATTCGCAGGTGAAGGTAAAAGCATAAAATTTGATGAAGCTTTCCGTAAAAAGTTGATGCAAAAAATTCCCGAGATAAAGCATGTTTTTTATTCCAACACTTTTCAAGCCTCGATTATAAGGAATGATTTGCGGATTGAAATTAGCGATATAGAAGGAATTGAAGCTGAAAGGCTTGAATCTCACCGCGTGGTTATGGATTACGGCAGTTTTTTTTCTTCTTCCGATTATTCTATGGGAGCTGAAAAGGCTATTATAGGCGAAAGGATAGCTTTTCAGCTTTTTCCTGAGGGCAGGGCTGTAGGTAAATTTATTACTTTGCAGATTCCGTCAAGCAGCGAAAAGTCTCCTCCACTTATTGTGCGTCTTCAGGTCATAGGCGTTGTAAAACCCAAAAATACCTGGGTGATCCGCACCTCGGATGCCGTCTTTGTTCCAAGAAAATTTGCTTTAAGTAGGCTTCCGGGAAAGGTATCTGAGGCTGTTTGGGCAGCCGAAGTTGCTATCTCGGATCCTAAGGACTCCTCCAAGGTTGAAGTAAAGATTCAGGATTTTTCTGAAGAACTGTCGGGCGGTAACCGTTTTGCTCTGTGGGTTTACTCTGCCCGTCAGCAGTTTGAGCAAATGACTAAGATTACCGGAATGGTAAGCCTTGTGCTTTCAGCCATAGCGGGAATATCTTTGCTTGTCGGGGGAATAGGCATTATGAATATAATGCTTGTTACCGTAACCGAACGCCGAAGGGAGATAGGCATAAGAAAGGCTCTCGGGGCTACGGGCGGAGCCATAAGAATGCAGTTTTTAATAGAGTCGGCTTCTCTTACTCTTACAGGGGGGCTCATAGGTATAGTTTTAGGGCTTCTAATCAGTAAGCTGATTGTAAATGTTTTCTTCCCTCCCGAAATAATCTTTTTACCCAATTTTTCGGGCTCGCTGATAGCCTTTTCGGTCAGCGTATGTACGGGAATATTTTTTGGCCTTCATCCTGCCATCAAGGCGGCTAGGCTTGATCCCGTCCTAGCCCTTGCAGAATAA
- a CDS encoding LysM peptidoglycan-binding domain-containing protein yields the protein MASKIGIKLADGTFFPILDEDALSEQSLELTTVRENQESVQINLFKQFEKEAPEYIGSLIVEDVSTGAAGDPTINLKIKLDEEKNLSAEAIDEGSGSHQSLKVSLKNLDEASLDGLDFDFASFDSPLTSDEGIIDTDDFMMPAEHSSTEELYEEESGADSQLYGQSEEKSEKKKMPLWLIIIIIILCITALVFAILLLTKKMPFADGDKIASALEKIEQVQESKKDVNATTSTVPKENAEEKAAAEAKRKAEEEERQKAEAKKKEEEEAKQKAAAEAKKKAEEEAKQKADAKKKADAQKKSNVNSKGVVRYKIKWGDTLWDLSETYYKTPWLYKKIADYNKIKNPNLIIAGTYIDIPPK from the coding sequence ATGGCTTCAAAAATAGGAATAAAACTTGCAGACGGGACATTTTTCCCGATTTTGGATGAAGATGCTTTGTCGGAACAATCTTTGGAATTGACTACGGTTAGGGAAAATCAGGAAAGCGTTCAAATAAATTTATTTAAGCAATTTGAAAAAGAAGCTCCCGAATACATAGGTTCCCTTATTGTAGAAGATGTTTCAACAGGTGCTGCAGGGGATCCTACCATAAACCTCAAAATAAAGCTTGATGAAGAAAAAAATCTTTCTGCAGAAGCGATTGATGAGGGCTCAGGTTCGCATCAGTCTCTAAAAGTTTCCTTAAAAAACCTTGATGAGGCAAGTCTTGATGGACTGGATTTCGATTTTGCCTCGTTTGATAGTCCTTTAACTTCCGATGAGGGGATCATAGATACCGATGATTTTATGATGCCGGCTGAACATTCTTCAACGGAAGAGTTATATGAGGAAGAGTCCGGGGCAGATTCTCAGCTTTACGGTCAAAGTGAAGAAAAATCCGAAAAGAAAAAGATGCCTCTATGGCTGATAATTATAATAATAATTCTTTGTATAACGGCCTTGGTTTTTGCAATCCTTCTTTTGACAAAAAAAATGCCCTTTGCAGATGGGGATAAAATAGCCTCTGCCCTTGAAAAGATTGAACAAGTGCAGGAGTCTAAAAAAGATGTAAATGCTACGACCTCTACGGTTCCTAAAGAAAATGCTGAAGAAAAAGCCGCTGCCGAAGCTAAACGAAAAGCCGAAGAGGAAGAAAGGCAAAAGGCTGAAGCTAAGAAAAAAGAGGAGGAAGAAGCCAAGCAAAAGGCTGCTGCTGAGGCTAAAAAGAAAGCTGAAGAAGAAGCTAAACAAAAAGCTGATGCCAAGAAAAAGGCTGATGCTCAAAAAAAATCGAATGTAAATTCTAAGGGCGTAGTAAGGTACAAGATCAAATGGGGTGATACCCTTTGGGATTTATCCGAAACCTATTATAAGACTCCTTGGCTCTATAAAAAAATAGCGGATTACAATAAAATCAAAAATCCGAACCTGATTATAGCAGGAACCTATATAGATATTCCGCCTAAATAA
- a CDS encoding efflux RND transporter periplasmic adaptor subunit has translation MQDTKQKNKRIILTVAAAIIILLIVWILFLPKKGTEEISQTVTVTKEVIQDVIQVSGYIQPAQQQNLHSPGEGLIKKVAVKEGDIVKKGDLIFALDNTYQAFQVAKQEFAIEKEQLQGYSKNLELMKLELESLKRALRDRSVYAKFDGIVVSFDLTEGSYVMPKDNFGVIIDRSFFKSTVDVSEGDVPRLKVGQKVLLSFQALGDEKVEGRVTYHSSIAKSGSQRGATVIETKIVVDKLPENVLPGYSFSGNIIAGEDEEVLLLDQTALSYDKGEPYVERVLENGKIERVNVEVEAYTPGTVKVLSGLKEGDTLRVKPPKW, from the coding sequence ATGCAGGATACAAAGCAAAAAAATAAAAGAATTATATTAACAGTTGCTGCCGCAATAATTATACTTTTGATAGTTTGGATTCTTTTTTTACCCAAGAAGGGAACTGAGGAGATTTCTCAAACGGTTACGGTAACTAAAGAAGTGATACAGGATGTTATTCAAGTTTCAGGTTATATTCAGCCTGCTCAACAGCAAAACCTTCACTCTCCGGGCGAAGGCCTTATAAAAAAGGTTGCGGTTAAAGAAGGCGATATTGTAAAAAAAGGCGACCTTATCTTTGCTCTTGACAATACCTATCAGGCTTTTCAAGTTGCAAAGCAGGAATTTGCTATTGAAAAAGAACAATTACAAGGCTATTCTAAAAACCTTGAATTGATGAAACTGGAGCTTGAATCTTTAAAGAGGGCCTTACGGGATAGAAGCGTTTATGCAAAGTTTGACGGTATAGTCGTTTCTTTTGATCTTACCGAAGGTTCATACGTTATGCCCAAGGATAATTTCGGGGTGATTATAGACCGCTCCTTTTTTAAGTCTACTGTCGATGTTTCCGAAGGAGATGTTCCGCGGTTAAAGGTAGGGCAAAAAGTTTTACTCAGCTTTCAAGCTCTCGGCGATGAAAAAGTGGAAGGCCGTGTTACCTATCATTCTTCAATCGCTAAATCCGGCTCCCAAAGGGGCGCTACTGTGATAGAAACAAAGATAGTTGTCGATAAGCTTCCCGAAAATGTTTTACCCGGTTATTCTTTTAGCGGAAACATCATTGCCGGTGAAGATGAAGAAGTTTTGCTTTTGGATCAAACGGCTCTTTCCTACGATAAGGGCGAACCATATGTTGAAAGAGTTCTTGAAAACGGCAAGATTGAAAGGGTTAATGTCGAAGTTGAAGCCTATACTCCGGGCACTGTAAAAGTTTTATCCGGCTTAAAGGAAGGCGATACCTTGAGGGTAAAGCCTCCTAAGTGGTAA
- a CDS encoding nucleoside-triphosphatase → MNFSLKKGEEFVNTYYDNKISVSKKQELIMEIFEIIYMNLESFGVYFKDEDLRSDFLLKFYYKIPRVLDTYNHNLASFYTYLTNSIRFSALTFRCKNVRDEINREIIAKEEDFRWHNILHERDSNDDFNLYAAESEPDYCKNMKKKFIYSKTEISKEELEFRRALYFNMPSKHRKIFLLACKACLFLDDDLIDKISAEIKMSPSLLCSILQDLRAACFKRLEKINYYGCNRNKYYIKVQLFRYLLYKTNNTQDQYETIKRSLDYNHNLMTKTLKLNKRQIKAPSSTDIQKYINICKGTIDKNIAKTMKIWYTPKNENISGIRKHK, encoded by the coding sequence GTGAACTTCAGTTTAAAAAAAGGCGAGGAATTTGTCAATACCTATTATGACAATAAAATAAGCGTTTCAAAAAAGCAAGAGCTGATAATGGAAATTTTTGAAATTATCTATATGAATTTGGAGAGTTTCGGTGTGTATTTTAAAGATGAAGATTTGCGCAGCGATTTTTTGCTTAAATTTTATTATAAAATTCCACGTGTTCTGGATACCTATAATCATAATTTAGCTAGTTTTTATACTTATTTGACAAATTCAATAAGGTTTTCCGCTTTGACATTCAGGTGTAAAAATGTAAGAGATGAGATAAATAGAGAAATTATTGCCAAAGAAGAAGATTTTAGATGGCATAATATTCTTCATGAACGTGATTCAAATGATGACTTTAATCTGTATGCAGCTGAGTCTGAGCCGGATTATTGTAAAAACATGAAAAAGAAATTTATTTATTCTAAAACAGAAATTTCAAAAGAAGAATTGGAGTTTAGAAGAGCCTTATATTTTAATATGCCTTCCAAGCATAGGAAAATTTTTTTACTGGCATGTAAGGCTTGCTTGTTTTTAGATGATGATTTAATCGATAAAATATCGGCCGAAATAAAAATGTCTCCTTCTCTTCTGTGTTCAATCCTTCAAGATCTTAGGGCTGCTTGTTTTAAAAGGCTTGAAAAAATTAATTATTACGGTTGTAATAGAAACAAATATTATATAAAGGTTCAACTTTTTAGATATCTTTTATACAAGACCAATAATACTCAAGATCAATATGAAACAATTAAACGCTCATTAGACTATAATCATAATTTAATGACAAAAACTTTAAAATTGAATAAGAGACAAATAAAGGCTCCGAGCAGCACTGATATACAAAAGTATATAAACATATGTAAAGGAACAATAGATAAAAATATTGCAAAAACCATGAAAATCTGGTATACTCCTAAAAATGAAAATATATCTGGCATCAGGAAACATAAATAA
- a CDS encoding EF-P lysine aminoacylase GenX, whose product MDIEALELRALSIQAAREFFIKKNYLELDTPALSEELIPETCLEVFKTEYISPSLSKDTHQGKALFLVPSPEVYIKPIIAQTARSVFQISKCYRNAESIGNIHSPEFTMLEYYTVNANYKDSVKISEEFLSHVSDRVKENPLVDGEVLKTLSKGFECLTMDEAFRKYAGVPLSTEHSPEELAYYAEKLGLGEAENYSDWKEDDLYELILVHAVEPNLPKNKLIALLDYPAFVPCLAAENSEKIFNKKNEVIEWKTVERWEVYLNGVELANCYTEERNESKINSYFKNENELKQKNALVPHPPVKDFGETCSKMPPCSGVAMGFDRLIMLLAGKKTLDFTIYGKNF is encoded by the coding sequence ATGGATATTGAAGCTTTAGAATTGCGTGCCCTGAGTATTCAGGCCGCAAGAGAATTTTTTATTAAAAAGAATTATTTGGAATTGGATACGCCGGCTCTTTCAGAAGAGCTAATCCCCGAAACCTGTCTGGAAGTTTTTAAAACGGAATACATAAGTCCGTCCTTGTCAAAAGATACTCATCAGGGGAAAGCTCTTTTTTTGGTTCCCTCGCCCGAAGTTTATATTAAGCCGATAATAGCCCAAACAGCCCGCTCGGTTTTTCAGATTTCAAAATGCTACCGCAATGCAGAATCGATAGGCAATATCCACAGCCCCGAATTTACCATGCTGGAATATTACACGGTAAACGCAAACTATAAAGATTCCGTAAAGATAAGCGAAGAATTTTTAAGCCATGTTTCCGATAGGGTTAAAGAAAATCCTCTTGTTGACGGGGAGGTCTTAAAAACCTTATCAAAGGGATTTGAGTGTCTGACTATGGACGAGGCCTTTAGAAAATACGCAGGAGTTCCTTTAAGTACGGAACATTCACCGGAGGAACTCGCTTACTACGCTGAAAAGTTAGGGCTCGGAGAAGCTGAAAACTATTCGGACTGGAAAGAGGACGATTTATATGAGCTTATTTTAGTCCACGCAGTTGAGCCCAATCTTCCTAAAAACAAACTCATAGCTCTTTTGGATTATCCCGCCTTTGTGCCCTGCCTTGCCGCAGAAAATTCCGAAAAGATTTTCAATAAAAAAAATGAAGTTATTGAATGGAAGACTGTCGAGCGTTGGGAAGTTTATTTAAACGGGGTTGAGCTTGCAAACTGCTATACCGAAGAAAGAAATGAAAGCAAAATAAATTCTTATTTTAAAAACGAAAACGAATTAAAGCAAAAAAACGCTCTCGTTCCGCATCCCCCTGTAAAGGACTTCGGGGAGACTTGCTCTAAGATGCCGCCATGCTCCGGTGTTGCCATGGGCTTTGACCGCCTTATCATGCTCTTGGCCGGAAAAAAAACTCTCGATTTTACGATATACGGTAAAAACTTTTAA
- the truA gene encoding tRNA pseudouridine(38-40) synthase TruA: MEASQNQKNILLTLSYDGTNFCGWQKQTKEGAETFRTVQGELEKALTKIHKHPIETNGSGRTDSGVHAARQAVNFFSDIKSMKASNFLPALNSILPKDIRVIDAAEVSPLLHARFNALSRTYRYKIKCGKTIFAHEQPYTWHIRRYPDIAALNEMASCLSGELDCTAFSAAGDQSISKSRYIKKAVFFIENDYLIFEICANAFLWKMVRSIVGTLLHLDEIGASKKDFKDILESKMREKAGPTAPPQGLFLWSIEYPNDLLKTPPDSF; the protein is encoded by the coding sequence ATGGAAGCATCCCAAAATCAAAAAAACATTCTCCTTACCCTCTCCTATGACGGTACTAATTTTTGCGGCTGGCAAAAGCAAACCAAGGAAGGAGCTGAAACCTTCCGTACGGTTCAAGGAGAATTGGAAAAAGCCTTAACCAAAATTCATAAACATCCTATCGAAACAAACGGCTCAGGCCGCACGGATTCAGGGGTTCACGCAGCCCGCCAAGCCGTAAACTTTTTTAGCGACATAAAAAGCATGAAGGCCTCAAATTTTTTACCGGCACTTAACTCAATCCTGCCTAAGGATATAAGGGTGATAGATGCAGCTGAAGTATCCCCCCTCCTGCATGCACGCTTTAATGCTCTTTCCAGAACCTACCGCTATAAAATCAAATGCGGCAAAACAATCTTTGCCCACGAGCAGCCCTATACTTGGCACATAAGGCGGTATCCTGACATAGCCGCCTTAAACGAAATGGCCTCCTGTCTTTCCGGCGAGTTAGACTGTACCGCTTTTTCTGCAGCCGGAGATCAAAGTATAAGTAAATCCCGCTATATCAAAAAAGCAGTCTTTTTTATCGAAAACGATTATCTTATTTTTGAAATTTGTGCAAATGCCTTTTTATGGAAGATGGTACGCTCAATAGTGGGAACTCTTTTGCATTTAGACGAAATAGGAGCTTCCAAAAAAGATTTTAAGGATATCTTAGAATCAAAGATGAGGGAAAAAGCAGGCCCCACAGCTCCTCCCCAAGGCCTTTTTTTATGGTCTATAGAATATCCTAACGACCTGCTCAAAACACCGCCGGACAGTTTTTAA